A DNA window from Candidatus Vicinibacter affinis contains the following coding sequences:
- a CDS encoding TonB-dependent receptor plug domain-containing protein, with product MFRMLAAVILFTIFIPTIQAQRFTVHGTVTDQKSGEQLIAASIFDMISLDGANSNNYGFYSLSLKQGKIKLKCAYVGYEEKLIEFALNKDTLINIQLNQGLTLQEVEIVSSREERIERSTRMSTIDVPIEQIKKVPALFGEVDVLKALQLLPGVNGGSEGTSGLYVRGGSPDQNLILLDGTPVYNVYHLGGIFSVFNADALKNVSLTKGGFPARYGGRLSSILEINMKEGNMTSFHGEGGIGIISSRLALEGPIVKNKASFMISGRRTYLDVIAAPLLAASQTDEEKVDLGLHFYDLNAKMNWIINPKHRLYLSGYLGEDLFSTGIESKEVGTDYTKTDAGIDWGNITTALRWNYNINPKLFANTSLNYSKYQFNFRAGYEEQTNKQKEAISAVYLSGIEDYTIKTDFDYAPLPNHSIKFGSQVIRHRYNPGASQFKSNVFGSAIDTTLGDASLWATESSLYAEDDMRFGSLGLNLGVHTSGFYVQQKFFSSLQPRIAARYLLRNDFTVKASFATMTQYINLLTNEGAGLPSDLWVPSTKNIQPQNSWQSAVGLVKVFKEDYECSIEAYYKKMNRVLSYKEGASFFEGNSSWEDRVTQGEGEAYGMEFFVQKKKGKFNGWIGYTLSWNYRQFDEINSGNKYRFRYDRRHDFEIVANYQISKAWAVSGSWQYATGNAITLPLLKYQTFDPFNFYPFEIEIQGEKNAYTMPPYHRLDVSVEYRQKRKKFEEAWVFGVYNAYARANPFFITTDREYIDREYKTVFKQVALLPLIPNISYQFKF from the coding sequence ATGTTTAGAATGTTAGCTGCGGTGATTCTTTTCACCATATTTATCCCAACTATACAGGCGCAAAGATTTACAGTGCATGGAACAGTCACCGATCAAAAATCAGGTGAACAGTTGATAGCCGCAAGTATTTTTGACATGATAAGTCTGGATGGAGCCAACTCAAATAACTATGGATTTTATTCACTCTCCTTAAAACAAGGAAAAATAAAACTCAAATGCGCGTACGTAGGGTATGAAGAAAAATTAATAGAGTTTGCATTAAACAAGGATACATTGATCAATATTCAACTCAATCAGGGGCTCACCTTACAAGAGGTGGAAATTGTATCTTCAAGAGAAGAACGAATTGAAAGATCCACGCGTATGAGCACCATCGATGTTCCCATTGAACAAATAAAAAAAGTACCTGCGTTATTTGGCGAAGTGGATGTCTTAAAAGCTTTGCAACTACTTCCCGGTGTAAATGGGGGTTCGGAAGGAACAAGCGGATTATACGTGCGTGGTGGTAGCCCTGATCAAAATCTGATTTTACTGGATGGCACCCCGGTCTACAATGTCTATCATTTGGGTGGAATATTTTCGGTCTTCAATGCGGATGCATTGAAAAATGTCAGCCTCACTAAAGGAGGCTTTCCTGCAAGATATGGCGGTCGGCTTTCTTCTATTCTTGAAATAAACATGAAGGAGGGAAATATGACAAGTTTTCACGGGGAAGGAGGTATCGGAATTATTTCATCAAGATTGGCACTGGAAGGGCCAATTGTTAAAAACAAAGCTTCCTTCATGATCTCAGGACGGAGAACCTATCTGGATGTAATCGCTGCCCCATTGCTGGCTGCTTCTCAAACAGATGAAGAAAAGGTTGATTTAGGATTGCATTTCTATGATCTGAATGCCAAAATGAATTGGATTATTAATCCGAAACACAGACTTTATCTAAGCGGTTACCTGGGTGAAGATTTGTTTTCAACGGGTATAGAGTCAAAGGAAGTGGGTACGGATTACACGAAAACAGATGCCGGAATTGACTGGGGAAATATTACGACTGCCTTGCGTTGGAACTACAACATAAATCCCAAATTATTCGCCAACACTTCCCTAAATTACAGTAAATACCAATTTAATTTTCGAGCCGGATATGAGGAGCAAACCAATAAACAAAAAGAAGCCATTTCTGCCGTTTATCTAAGTGGAATAGAAGACTACACCATTAAAACGGATTTTGACTATGCGCCACTTCCCAATCATTCCATTAAATTTGGAAGTCAAGTCATCCGTCACCGTTACAATCCGGGAGCCTCGCAATTCAAGAGCAATGTTTTTGGTTCAGCCATTGATACTACGCTGGGAGATGCTTCGCTTTGGGCTACTGAGTCTTCTCTTTATGCAGAGGACGACATGCGGTTTGGTAGCCTGGGATTGAATCTCGGTGTACACACAAGTGGCTTCTACGTGCAACAAAAATTCTTTTCATCCCTGCAACCCAGAATTGCCGCAAGATATCTGCTTCGCAATGATTTTACAGTAAAGGCATCTTTCGCGACGATGACACAATACATCAATTTATTGACGAATGAAGGCGCAGGACTTCCTTCCGATCTTTGGGTTCCAAGCACAAAAAATATTCAACCTCAAAACTCCTGGCAATCAGCCGTGGGTTTAGTCAAAGTATTTAAAGAAGACTATGAATGCAGTATTGAAGCTTACTACAAAAAAATGAATCGTGTACTTTCCTATAAAGAAGGAGCCAGCTTTTTTGAAGGCAACAGTTCGTGGGAAGACCGAGTTACGCAAGGAGAAGGCGAAGCCTATGGCATGGAATTTTTTGTTCAAAAGAAAAAAGGCAAATTCAATGGATGGATTGGATACACTCTGTCCTGGAATTATCGGCAGTTTGATGAAATAAACAGTGGAAATAAATACAGGTTCAGGTATGATCGGCGACATGATTTTGAAATAGTAGCCAATTATCAAATTTCAAAAGCATGGGCTGTTTCCGGTAGTTGGCAATACGCTACTGGAAATGCCATCACACTTCCCTTGTTAAAATATCAAACTTTTGATCCGTTTAATTTTTACCCATTTGAAATCGAAATTCAGGGAGAAAAAAATGCCTATACCATGCCACCCTATCATAGATTGGATGTCAGTGTAGAATATCGCCAAAAAAGAAAAAAATTCGAAGAGGCCTGGGTATTTGGTGTATACAATGCATACGCCCGCGCAAATCCATTTTTCATAACTACAGATCGTGAATATATTGATCGTGAATATAAAACTGTATTCAAACAAGTAGCCTTGCTTCCGCTTATTCCAAACATCAGTTACCAATTTAAATTTTAA
- a CDS encoding DUF4249 family protein, with product MKSIYFFSIGCFVLLSSCENFFYKDVEIEVDKFPPGYAMTALWSNDENGNTILVSEAVGILEKSPEPVDSSKLEVIINNQLLGNFKLGKGPWKIPEFRLVAGDAVSLKLNIQDKVFLESTQTMPDSIEILSVKFTRDSLLKGFEQSEYDFFKIKIKDLATAHNYYKVNAYYVYDLDEDSTNIQYESRFMEAVDLSRTDGEIIKDDFFNGKEYELVFRTYSYDPGYKLIGILLDCHNLSKDYYLFESSKTRSSYSNGNPFAEPTTIHQNVKNGYGIFGLSNKTRYLIRI from the coding sequence ATGAAATCAATATATTTTTTTTCAATAGGTTGTTTTGTACTACTGAGTTCGTGCGAGAATTTTTTCTACAAAGACGTGGAGATTGAAGTAGATAAATTTCCTCCCGGATATGCCATGACAGCTTTATGGTCCAATGATGAAAATGGAAATACAATCCTTGTTTCTGAGGCCGTGGGAATCCTTGAAAAATCTCCGGAGCCAGTGGACTCAAGCAAACTAGAAGTAATCATCAACAATCAGTTGTTAGGCAATTTTAAATTAGGAAAAGGACCCTGGAAAATTCCTGAATTCCGTTTGGTCGCCGGTGATGCAGTGTCACTCAAACTGAACATTCAGGATAAGGTTTTTCTTGAATCCACTCAGACCATGCCGGATTCAATTGAGATTCTCAGTGTTAAATTCACCAGGGATTCATTATTAAAAGGATTTGAACAATCAGAATATGATTTTTTTAAAATCAAAATTAAAGATTTAGCCACTGCACACAACTATTACAAAGTAAATGCTTATTACGTTTATGACCTTGATGAAGACAGCACCAATATTCAATACGAAAGCAGGTTTATGGAAGCAGTAGATCTGTCAAGAACAGATGGAGAAATCATCAAGGATGATTTTTTTAATGGTAAAGAATATGAATTGGTCTTCAGGACATACAGCTATGATCCCGGATATAAACTTATAGGAATACTCCTGGATTGTCATAATTTAAGCAAAGATTACTATTTGTTTGAAAGTTCAAAAACAAGGTCTTCTTACAGCAATGGCAATCCATTTGCAGAGCCGACTACCATCCACCAAAATGTAAAAAATGGGTATGGTATTTTCGGATTGTCAAATAAAACAAGATACCTGATCAGGATATAG